A single region of the Thermoleophilum album genome encodes:
- a CDS encoding dihydrolipoamide acetyltransferase family protein gives MAVEIVMPRLTDSMEEGTVVRWLVAPGDRVERGQPIAEIETDKATMTYESDSSGVVLELLAEEGETLPLGAVIARLGDPGEAPVHAAPPQGDGAEATVPEGAAPQASALEATAQRASAPDASASGTTASEAAVSEPAAPEATDAARDDQERSDGRLRASPLARRLARELGIDLATVKGSGPGGRIVRADVEAAAQAAATSTMAEAAAVASGAVTGADESAAPTPEDAAVAAGTEVADRAGAANEAAAVATSPPLRPAADIEPTATPPRPEGARGASTFEELDRTQQTIARRMAESKATVPDFALERTVDMEACRELRERLRGRIDPLPTFNDLVVKACALALRDHPRVNGSYRDGRFELHERINVGIAVARPNALLVPTVFDADRKPLVAIARETRRLVERVRRGEITPPELAGGTFTVSNLGMFGVDRFTAIVNPPQAAILTVGAVAPRPAVAADGSLCVRHSVVLTLVLDHRIVYGADGAQFLARVAELLEEPLAMLAAG, from the coding sequence GCCGGGCGATCGCGTCGAACGAGGCCAGCCAATCGCCGAGATCGAGACCGACAAGGCGACGATGACCTACGAAAGCGATAGCTCGGGCGTGGTTCTCGAGCTTCTCGCCGAGGAGGGTGAGACGCTTCCGCTCGGGGCTGTGATCGCACGGCTCGGAGATCCGGGTGAAGCGCCCGTGCACGCCGCGCCACCACAAGGCGACGGCGCCGAGGCAACCGTGCCCGAAGGCGCCGCCCCACAAGCGAGCGCGCTCGAAGCGACCGCACAACGAGCGAGCGCGCCAGACGCGAGCGCCTCAGGTACGACCGCGTCCGAGGCTGCCGTGTCTGAACCGGCCGCGCCGGAAGCGACCGACGCCGCGCGCGACGATCAGGAGCGGTCCGACGGCCGCCTGCGCGCATCGCCCCTTGCCCGGCGACTCGCACGCGAGCTCGGCATCGACCTCGCCACGGTGAAGGGGTCGGGCCCCGGCGGGCGCATCGTCCGTGCCGATGTCGAAGCCGCGGCACAAGCCGCCGCGACGAGCACAATGGCCGAGGCCGCCGCAGTCGCGAGCGGAGCCGTCACAGGCGCTGACGAGAGCGCCGCGCCGACACCGGAGGACGCCGCGGTCGCCGCCGGGACAGAAGTCGCGGACCGCGCCGGGGCGGCGAACGAGGCGGCTGCCGTCGCTACATCACCGCCGCTCAGGCCAGCCGCAGACATCGAGCCGACGGCCACGCCGCCCCGTCCCGAGGGTGCGCGCGGCGCCTCGACGTTCGAGGAGCTCGACCGCACCCAGCAAACGATCGCCCGTCGCATGGCGGAGTCGAAGGCAACCGTGCCCGACTTCGCGCTCGAGCGCACCGTCGACATGGAGGCTTGCCGCGAGCTGCGGGAACGTTTGCGCGGTCGGATCGACCCGCTGCCCACCTTCAACGACCTGGTCGTGAAAGCTTGCGCGCTGGCGCTGCGCGACCACCCACGGGTGAACGGCTCTTACCGCGACGGGCGGTTCGAGCTGCACGAGCGCATCAACGTCGGCATCGCGGTTGCACGACCGAATGCGCTCCTCGTGCCGACCGTGTTCGACGCCGACCGCAAGCCGCTCGTAGCGATCGCGCGTGAAACTCGCCGGCTCGTCGAGCGAGTGCGCCGCGGCGAGATCACCCCACCGGAGCTTGCCGGTGGCACCTTCACCGTCTCCAACCTGGGGATGTTCGGCGTCGACCGCTTCACCGCGATCGTCAACCCGCCGCAAGCCGCGATCCTGACCGTCGGGGCGGTGGCTCCGCGGCCGGCGGTCGCCGCCGACGGCTCGCTGTGCGTGCGCCACTCGGTGGTGCTGACCCTCGTGCTCGACCACCGGATCGTCTACGGCGCCGACGGAGCGCAGTTCCTGGCGCGCGTCGCCGAGCTTCTCGAAGAGCCGCTGGCGATGCTTGCAGCCGGCTGA